A genome region from Polyodon spathula isolate WHYD16114869_AA chromosome 19, ASM1765450v1, whole genome shotgun sequence includes the following:
- the LOC121295033 gene encoding cAMP-regulated phosphoprotein 19 isoform X2: MEDKVVSPEKVEEAKLKARYPHLGSKPGGSDLLRKRLQKGQKYFDSGDYNMAKAKMKNKQLPTATTEKAEVTGDHIPTPQDLPQRKPSLVASKLAG; the protein is encoded by the exons ATGGAGGACAAAGTGGTCAGCCCTGAAAAGGTAGAAGAAGCCAAGCTGAAAGCTCGATACCCTCATCTTGGTTCAAAGCCAGGTGGCTCTGATCTTTTAAGGAAAAGGCTTCAGAAAGGg CAAAAATATTTTGACTCTGGTGACTACAACATGGCTAAAGCCAAGATGAAGAACAAACAGCTGCCGACAGCTACCACTGAAAAAGCCGAGGTCACTGGAGACCACATCCCCACTCCACAAGACTTGCCTCAGAGAAAACCTTCCCTGGTTGCCAGCAAGCTGGCTGGTTGA